GAGTTGGTAGGTTCGGCGATCGTAGGTGAAGCCCTGGGGCTGATCAACATACTCGGACACCAGCCAGGTGCCGAGCGAGCCCTGGTTGGTCTCGATCTCAATCACCGCAGCCGGCACATCACGCCGGTCCATCTCCGTCACCCGAGGAAGCTCGGTGACAATCGCGCGCAAGCCGGCGTCCTTGGTCGCCGCCGGGGACTCGGAGGCGTCGGCCGCTCGCTCGCGTACGTTCGCGTTGGCAAAGTAACGCTTCACCCGCACCGTGAAGGGCAGCCCGACCGGCCGGATGGTCTTCTGCCTAGCCAATGTGTCCTGCGGGATGGCGACGACACGGTCGGCATTCGGATCAGTGGTATCCACCATTGCGAGCTCGGCTTCGCGTTGCGTTTCCGAGTAGTTCTTGGTTTCGCACTCGCGCAGGTGCAGGATGCTCTCGCGCGAAAGCAGGTCTGTCAGAAGCTGGCCGAGCAGCAGCAGGACGAGGCCGCCATGCACCATCCAAAGCCCAATCCGGCTGACCGAGAGTGTGAAACACTTGATCTGCGACGCGATGAGGTTGAGCAAGAGGACGCCGCCGATGAGGTAGCCGCCCGGGAACACGGGCACGCGCCACGCGGCGCCTTTGGGGCTCCAGTAGATAATGAAACTGCGGAAGAACTCGTTCTGTGCCTTGTAAAGACCGAGTTCGACTTGCGCGAGCGTGCCCCAGAACACCAGCACCAGCGCCAGCGCCAAGCAGACCACCGTCAGCCGCATCGAAGTAAAGAAGCGGATGAGCCGGTCGAGCATTGCGTCCAGGGCCATGGGAACGGGCTGGCTCTAGTTGGTGCCCGGCTGCGTGTGGCCGCCGTCAATCGGGGGATGGTCGGGAGGCAATTGCGCCTGGGGGCTGGCGGGTGGGAATCGCACGGACTTGAGAAAACCGATAAACGCGGATTTCTGCTGCGCCACAAGGGCTTCCTCGCCGGTCATCTTGAAGAACCAGGCTACGCCGTCGCGACGAGCGATGGCCGCGAGGATGCAGGTCTTATCGCCCGAGCCGGCGTTGGTCCCGGCTTGCTCGTAGAGTTGGGCGGGCTGGCCGGCGATTTCGACCGGTTGGGCCAGTTTGGCTAGCTCCTCCTCGGATACCCCCGGCAATCCGACCTGGCCGCGCCAGCGGTTGACGTTGGCCAGGTCGCTCCCCGCCAGGCCGGGCAGCGGAACGACGCTCACATCGGCTTGTTCACCGTCCTGGCCGGAAACCTGGAAGGAGGCGACGCGCATCTGGCCTGGAGGCGCCTCCCGCCAATCGGGCGGGCGGGTATATTCGAACATAGGGGCCGCGCCCGAGGTGTCGGGGTGGCCGGGAGGCAGGGCCGGAGAAGGGGCCACCGCAGGTTCCTTGGCCACGCGGTATTCCTGGACCTGGCTGCGGTCGCATCCGGCAAGCACCGCAGTGGTGAACACAAGAACCCATCGCGCGCAGGATGGGAGACATCGCCGACTGGTCAATAACTTCACCTTCTGTATCTACAAGCGTTTCCCCGCCCGCGCAAGCCAGTTGTCCCGCAGCCACGCTGAACCTAATCCCCATCGCGTTGCGGAACCAACTCACCCAGCGGTGAAAGAGGCAGCGGCAGCTATCGTGCCTGCCGCTACTGTCCGGAGTGGCGGCAGTGCCGAGATCTACCCTGTGGCAGGACGGCTAATAATGCTTGTTTTCGCGCCTCGAACGGGTTATGCATCTGGCCTCCTATGCAAGCGACGACCACTTGGCATCGCCTTAACATCGCGTTTTGGATTTTGATCGTGCTATTGCTGGCCGGCGTGGGTTTGGCGCTGTGGGCGGCCAACGCCCGGGCAACCGCCGATACGCGCTCCGAGCAGTTGGCGGCCGCCCGGTCCAGCATCACCTACAAAGGGGTGCTCATCAGTGACACGGTTCGCGGCCTGTTGTTGGATCCAGGCAACCAATTGGAGCTGCAATACAAGCGCGAAGCCGAGGATGCCTTGACCAACCAACTTAACTCCATCCAAGCCACCTTCGCCGAACACCCGGGCCTCGTTCAAGCAGTGAGCAACCTGAACCACTTCTCCTCCCGCACCCTGGCCGACTTTCACCAGCAGGTGCTCGACACTGCCGCCCGGGGTGACAGTGCCGCCGCCACCTTGCTCTACAATAAGGAATACCCGGATATTCGCAATGCGCGCCGGAAGCTCTTTGACGACTTGACGGCTGAGATAGACTCGTTGCGCAGCGCGGAATCGAAGCGCGCCGGGCTGCTCGGGTGGGTAGGCCTGGCGCCCATACTCATTCTGCTCCTAGCCATCCCCATTGTGGGCCGCGTCCATTCTGCCACCGTCACCCGACCGCTCAATCGCCTGGTGGCAGCCCTCGAACGCATGCGCCAAGGTGATTTCACCGAGCGCCTGACGGTCACACGGCAGGATGAGTTTGGCATCCTGAGCGAGAACCTCAACCGCGTGGCGGATAACCTGTCCGACCTCGTGGGCCAGGTGCAGCGCTCGGGCATCCAAGTCAACACCACCGCTACGGAGATCGCCGCAACAGCACGCGAGCAGCAGACCACCGCCCACGAAATCGCCACCACGACCGCTGAGATCGGCGCCACCTCCAAGCAGATTTCCGCCACCTCCAGGGAGTTGGTCAAAACCATAAGCGAGGTCAACGAGGTCTCCGAACAAACGGCCGACCTCGCCGGCAGCGGACACACGGCCATCACGCGCATGGAGACCACCATGCGCCAAATCGTGGAGGCTGCCGCCGCCATCACCGCCAAGCTGTCCGTGCTCAGCGAGAAAACGACCAACGTCAACTCCGTCGTCACCACCATCACCAAGGTGGCCGACCAGACCAACCTGCTGTCGCTCAACGCCGCCATCGAGGCCGAAAAGGCCGGCGAATACGGCTTGGGCTTCGCCGTGGTGGCCATGGAAATCCGCCGCCTGGCGGACCAGACCGCCGTGGCCACCTTCGACATCGAGAAGATGGTAAAGGAGATGCAATCGGCCGTCGCCGCCGGGGTGATGAGTATGGACAAGTTTTCGGAGGAGGCACGCCGCGGGGTGGAGGAAATCCGGCAGGTGAGCACCCATTTGGCGCAGATTCTCCACCAAGTCCAGACGCTCACGCCGCGGTTCCAGACGGTGAACGAAGGCATGAACGCTCAGGCCACCGGAGCCCAGCAGATCAGCGACACGCTGACGCAACTGACCGAAGCCTCGCAGCAAACAGCAGAGTCCCTGCGCCAGTCCAACCTGGCGATCGAGCAATTGAACAGCGCTGCCCGCGGCCTGCAGGTGAGTGTGGCCCGGTTCAAGCTGCCCAGCTAGCCATGCTGTTTCTGCTCTTCCAACTGGACCAGGACCGCTACGCACTGGAGGCCAGCCGCGTGGTCGAGGTCGTCCCGCTGTTGGAGATGAAGCAACTGCCCGAGGCGCCCCGCGGAGTAGTCGGGATCTTCAATTATCGCGGCCGTCCAGTGCCCGCCGTGGACCTGTCGGCGCTGACCCTGGGCCAGCCAGCCCGGGAGCGGTTCAGCACGCGGATCATCATCGTCAATTACCCGGACGGCGGCGGGACCAACCGGCTGCTCGGACTGATTGCCGAGCAGGCCACCGAGACGATGCGCAGAGACGCCAAAGACTTCCTGGACTCGGGCGTCAAACTCGACCACGCACCTTATCTGGGCCCTATCCTCATGGACCAGCAGCGCCCGGTCCAGTGGATCTACGAACAACGCCTGCTCTCGGATTCCGTGCGCAACAGCTTGTTCGCGGAAACCGCCGCACATGAAGCAGATTGAACAATTGCTCCGGCAGACGATGGGCCTGAGTGGCGCCGCCCTGGGCCCCACGGGCATCCAGCGCGCGGTTCGGCACCGGATGCGGAGCCTTGGCCTGAAGCGAGTGGAGGATTACCGACAACTGCTCCCAGCCCCGCGCGGGGAATGGAGCGAGTTGGTGGAGTTAGTGGTGGTCCCCGAATCCTGGTTCTTCCGCGAGTCCGAGGCAATTGCGGCGTTTACGCGCGCGGTGACCGGGGCCTGGCTGCCCGCCCACCCGCATGCTTCGCTACGGGTGCTGAGCCTGCCCTGCGCAGCGGGGGAAGAACCCTATTCGCTGGCGATCGCCCTGCTGGAGGCGGGGGTGCCGCCCAGCCGGTTCCAAATCGAGGCGGGGGACATCAGCACACGCGCGTTGGCTGCGGCCCAGCGGGGCGTTTACCGCGGGAATGCCTTTCGCGGCAAGGACCTCTGGTACCGCGACCGCTATTTTCAGCAGGCCAAAGACGGCTTCGTGCTGGCCCCGGCGGTGCGGCAGTGTGTGCGCTTCTTCCAGGCCAACCTATTGAGCGACACTTTCCTGCCCGGACACGGGGTTTATGACTTCGTTTTCTGCCGCAACCTGCTCATTTACTTCGACGCGCCGACCCAGCGCAATGTGTTGGCCCGACTGGAGCGCTTGCTGGCGCCTGGCGGAATTCTATTTGTCGGGCCGGTTGAACGACCGATGGCTTTGGACTTCGGTTTGGTCAGCGCCAACCTCTGCTCGGCCTTCACCGTCCGCCAACCTGGGCGCGCCCCCCGCCGCCCGAAGCCCCCCCGACCGCTGAACCGTCAAGTTCCCGCACCACAGCTCCCGGGCAACGGCGGACCCAAACCGGGTCCCCTGCCCGGAGCCGACCTGGACGCCGCGCTCCGCCACATCCAAGCCGGGCGCCTAAAGGAGGCCGCTGAAATATGCGAGTCCCGCCTGCTACGGGACCCGGCGTGCGCCCAGGCGTATTATCTGCTCGGGCGGGTGCGTGAGGCCGGCGGCGATCCTCGCGCGTTGGACTGCCTCCGCAAAGCCATTTACCTCGAGCCCAACCATTGTGATAGTTTAGAGTGGATGGCATATTTGCTGGAGCAGAATGGCGATTCCGGACGTGCGCGCGCGTATAAGATCCGCGCCCAGCGAATCAGGCTCAAGACATAGCCCACACTCGTGAGCACCTCCCTGCGGCAACCTGATCCCCCTGCGACGCGCGAGATCGAGGCTTGTTGGAACGAGATCGGCGTGCGTGGCAACGGCAGTTGCCCGAAGCTGGCGGAGGTGGGCCATTGTCATAGCTGTCCGACGTTCTCGGCTGCGGGCGTGCGGCTGC
The Candidatus Paceibacterota bacterium DNA segment above includes these coding regions:
- a CDS encoding methyl-accepting chemotaxis protein, which gives rise to MQATTTWHRLNIAFWILIVLLLAGVGLALWAANARATADTRSEQLAAARSSITYKGVLISDTVRGLLLDPGNQLELQYKREAEDALTNQLNSIQATFAEHPGLVQAVSNLNHFSSRTLADFHQQVLDTAARGDSAAATLLYNKEYPDIRNARRKLFDDLTAEIDSLRSAESKRAGLLGWVGLAPILILLLAIPIVGRVHSATVTRPLNRLVAALERMRQGDFTERLTVTRQDEFGILSENLNRVADNLSDLVGQVQRSGIQVNTTATEIAATAREQQTTAHEIATTTAEIGATSKQISATSRELVKTISEVNEVSEQTADLAGSGHTAITRMETTMRQIVEAAAAITAKLSVLSEKTTNVNSVVTTITKVADQTNLLSLNAAIEAEKAGEYGLGFAVVAMEIRRLADQTAVATFDIEKMVKEMQSAVAAGVMSMDKFSEEARRGVEEIRQVSTHLAQILHQVQTLTPRFQTVNEGMNAQATGAQQISDTLTQLTEASQQTAESLRQSNLAIEQLNSAARGLQVSVARFKLPS
- a CDS encoding chemotaxis protein CheW, encoding MLFLLFQLDQDRYALEASRVVEVVPLLEMKQLPEAPRGVVGIFNYRGRPVPAVDLSALTLGQPARERFSTRIIIVNYPDGGGTNRLLGLIAEQATETMRRDAKDFLDSGVKLDHAPYLGPILMDQQRPVQWIYEQRLLSDSVRNSLFAETAAHEAD
- a CDS encoding CheR family methyltransferase, whose amino-acid sequence is MKQIEQLLRQTMGLSGAALGPTGIQRAVRHRMRSLGLKRVEDYRQLLPAPRGEWSELVELVVVPESWFFRESEAIAAFTRAVTGAWLPAHPHASLRVLSLPCAAGEEPYSLAIALLEAGVPPSRFQIEAGDISTRALAAAQRGVYRGNAFRGKDLWYRDRYFQQAKDGFVLAPAVRQCVRFFQANLLSDTFLPGHGVYDFVFCRNLLIYFDAPTQRNVLARLERLLAPGGILFVGPVERPMALDFGLVSANLCSAFTVRQPGRAPRRPKPPRPLNRQVPAPQLPGNGGPKPGPLPGADLDAALRHIQAGRLKEAAEICESRLLRDPACAQAYYLLGRVREAGGDPRALDCLRKAIYLEPNHCDSLEWMAYLLEQNGDSGRARAYKIRAQRIRLKT
- a CDS encoding cytochrome c biogenesis protein ResB, with the protein product MALDAMLDRLIRFFTSMRLTVVCLALALVLVFWGTLAQVELGLYKAQNEFFRSFIIYWSPKGAAWRVPVFPGGYLIGGVLLLNLIASQIKCFTLSVSRIGLWMVHGGLVLLLLGQLLTDLLSRESILHLRECETKNYSETQREAELAMVDTTDPNADRVVAIPQDTLARQKTIRPVGLPFTVRVKRYFANANVRERAADASESPAATKDAGLRAIVTELPRVTEMDRRDVPAAVIEIETNQGSLGTWLVSEYVDQPQGFTYDRRTYQLALRPRRHYKPYSIQLLKFTHDVYPGTEIPKNFSSRVLLHRPDTGEKREVLIYMNNPLRYAGETYYQSGFDPDNHGSILQVVRNPSWLTPYLSCVLVGLGLIVQFTVHLLGFAFQRRTA